One Lampris incognitus isolate fLamInc1 chromosome 18, fLamInc1.hap2, whole genome shotgun sequence genomic region harbors:
- the LOC130128461 gene encoding basic salivary proline-rich protein 2-like, whose protein sequence is MNQHNSSSMGERQFPDRPHTHISVLPVICFLSARPAQTPERSPQGQLKPPSGAPKASSKLRAEPPRPAQTPEPSPQGQLKPPSRAPKASSNPRAEPPRPAQTPEPSPQGQLKPPSGAPKASSNPRAEPPRPAQSSERSPQGQLKPPSGAPKASSNLRAEPPRPAQTPERSPQGQLKAPSGAPKASSNLRAEPPRPAQTPERSPQGQLKPPSGAPKASSNLRAEPPRPAQTPERSPQGQLKPPSGAPKASSNLRAEPPRPAQTPERSPQGQLKAPSGAPKASSKLRAEPPRPAQSSERSPQGQLKPPSGAPKASSNLRAEPPRPAQTSERSPQGQLKPPSGAPKASSNLRAEPPRPAQTSERSQYGN, encoded by the coding sequence ATGAATCAGCACAACTCATCCTCCATGGGAGAAAGGCAATTCCCCGACCGTCCTCATACGCACATCTCCGTTTTGCCCGTAATCTGCTTCCTGTCCGCAAGGCCAGCTCAAACCCCCGAGCGGAGCCCCCAAGGTCAGCTCAAACCCCCGAGCGGAGCCCCCAAGGCCAGCTCAAAGCTCCGAGCGGAGCCCCCAAGGCCAGCTCAAACCCCCGAGCCGAGCCCCCAAGGCCAGCTCAAACCCCCGAGCCGAGCCCCCAAGGCCAGCTCAAACCCCCGAGCGGAGCCCCCAAGGCCAGCTCAAACCCCCGAGCCGAGCCCCCAAGGCCAGCTCAAACCCCCGAGCGGAGCCCCCAAGGCCAGCTCAAACCCCCGAGCGGAGCCCCCAAGGCCAGCTCAAAGCTCCGAGCGGAGCCCCCAAGGCCAGCTCAAACCTCCGAGCGGAGCCCCCAAGGCCAGCTCAAACCTCCGAGCGGAGCCCCCAAGGCCAGCTCAAACCCCCGAGCGGAGCCCCCAAGGCCAGCTCAAAGCTCCGAGCGGAGCCCCCAAGGCCAGCTCAAACCTCCGAGCGGAGCCCCCAAGGCCAGCTCAAACCCCCGAGCGGAGCCCCCAAGGCCAGCTCAAACCCCCGAGCGGAGCCCCCAAGGCCAGCTCAAACCTCCGAGCGGAGCCCCCAAGGCCAGCTCAAACCCCCGAGCGGAGCCCCCAAGGCCAGCTCAAACCTCCGAGCGGAGCCCCCAAGGCCAGCTCAAACCTCCGAGCGGAGCCCCCAAGGCCAGCTCAAACCCCCGAGCGGAGCCCCCAAGGCCAGCTCAAAGCTCCGAGCGGAGCCCCCAAGGCCAGCTCAAAGCTCCGAGCGGAGCCCCCAAGGCCAGCTCAAAGCTCCGAGCGGAGCCCCCAAGGCCAGCTCAAACCCCCGAGCGGAGCCCCCAAGGCCAGCTCAAACCTCCGAGCGGAGCCCCCAAGGCCAGCTCAAACCTCCGAGCGGAGCCCCCAAGGCCAGCTCAAACCCCCGAGCGGAGCCCCCAAGGCCAGCTCAAACCTCCGAGCGGAGCCCCCAAGGCCAGCTCAAACCTCCGAGCGGAGCCAATACGGAAATTAA